One window from the genome of Candidatus Synechococcus calcipolaris G9 encodes:
- the petC gene encoding cytochrome b6-f complex iron-sulfur subunit encodes MAQVSGTSDVPDMGRRQFMNLLTFGTITGTALGALYPVIRYFIPPSAGGTGGGVIAKDALGNAINVTDYLSKHLAGDRSLAQGIKGDPTYIVIEEDHTIANYGLNAVCTHLGCVVPWNVSENKFICPCHGSQYDSTGKVVRGPAPLSLALAQTTVTDDKLVFTPWTDTDFRTGKEPWWT; translated from the coding sequence ATGGCTCAAGTCTCTGGAACGTCTGATGTGCCCGATATGGGCCGTCGTCAATTTATGAACCTGCTCACCTTCGGTACCATCACCGGTACTGCGTTGGGAGCCTTATATCCGGTCATTCGCTATTTTATTCCTCCCTCGGCCGGTGGGACAGGAGGGGGGGTCATCGCTAAAGATGCCCTTGGCAATGCCATTAATGTCACTGATTACCTGAGTAAGCACCTCGCGGGCGATCGCTCCCTGGCCCAAGGCATTAAGGGAGATCCCACCTACATTGTCATTGAAGAGGATCACACCATTGCCAACTATGGCTTAAATGCGGTCTGTACCCATTTGGGCTGCGTGGTTCCCTGGAATGTCAGTGAGAATAAGTTTATCTGCCCTTGTCATGGCTCCCAGTACGACAGCACGGGTAAGGTGGTGCGTGGCCCGGCTCCTCTGTCGTTGGCCCTTGCCCAAACAACCGTAACCGATGACAAACTCGTCTTCACCCCTTGGACGGATACGGACTTCCGGACGGGTAAAGAGCCTTGGTGGACGTAA
- the petA gene encoding cytochrome f, whose product MKSLIAFFCLCGALLIGQLWLATPPAQAYPFYAQQGYDSPREATGRIVCANCHLAAKPTEIEVPQAVTPDSVFEAVVKIPYDTSVQQVLGDGSKGGLNVGAVLMLPEGFTIAPADRIPEELQEKVSGVYYQPYSDDKQNIILVGPLPGEQYQEIVFPVLAPNPANDKTIHFGKYSVHAGGNRGRGQVYPTGDKTNNTVYTAAIAGTVSLTTGDDGSLVATITSDSGESVAETIPAGPELIVSDGQVVAAGEALTTNPNVGGFGQKDTEIVLQDPNRIKWLLVFFAAITLSQILLVLKKKQVEKVQAAEMNF is encoded by the coding sequence ATGAAATCGTTGATCGCATTTTTCTGCCTCTGTGGGGCCCTTTTAATCGGCCAACTTTGGCTGGCTACCCCCCCAGCCCAGGCCTATCCCTTCTATGCCCAGCAGGGATACGATAGCCCCAGGGAAGCCACGGGTCGCATTGTCTGTGCTAACTGTCACCTGGCGGCCAAGCCCACGGAAATCGAAGTCCCCCAAGCGGTGACACCGGACTCAGTTTTTGAAGCCGTCGTCAAAATTCCCTATGATACCAGTGTGCAGCAGGTGTTAGGGGATGGCTCCAAGGGGGGCCTTAATGTTGGGGCGGTGTTGATGCTACCGGAGGGCTTTACCATTGCCCCAGCGGATCGCATCCCGGAAGAACTTCAGGAAAAGGTTTCTGGGGTCTATTACCAGCCCTACAGTGACGATAAGCAAAATATTATTCTGGTGGGCCCCTTGCCCGGTGAGCAGTATCAAGAAATTGTCTTTCCGGTACTTGCTCCCAATCCCGCTAATGATAAGACCATTCACTTTGGTAAATACTCGGTTCATGCTGGCGGCAATCGGGGCCGGGGTCAGGTCTATCCCACCGGGGACAAAACCAATAACACCGTTTATACCGCTGCGATCGCCGGCACGGTAAGCCTCACCACTGGGGACGATGGTAGTTTAGTGGCCACCATTACCTCTGATAGTGGCGAATCCGTTGCCGAAACCATTCCTGCGGGACCAGAATTGATCGTCTCTGATGGTCAAGTGGTGGCTGCGGGGGAAGCTCTGACCACCAATCCCAATGTGGGTGGTTTTGGTCAAAAGGATACGGAAATTGTCCTCCAGGATCCCAACCGGATTAAGTGGCTATTGGTCTTCTTTGCGGCCATTACCCTCTCCCAAATCCTCTTGGTTCTGAAGAAGAAGCAGGTGGAAAAGGTGCAGGCGGCGGAGATGAATTTTTAG
- the mnmE gene encoding tRNA uridine-5-carboxymethylaminomethyl(34) synthesis GTPase MnmE translates to MNRSSTIAAIATAIVPQQGSIGIVRLSGPESVAIAQSLFHAPGHQAWQSHRILYGHIRDPQGEQIIDEALLLLMLAPRSYTREDVVEFHCHGGMMPVQQVLQLCLSQGAQLAQPGEFTLRAFLNGRLDLTQAESVADLVGAKSPQAAQYALAGLQGKLTQPLGQIRAACLELLTEIEARLDFADDLPPLNGEQVRQDILGLHHQVQHILATADRGELIRTGLKVAIVGQPNVGKSSLLNAWSRCDRAIVTDLPGTTRDVVESQLVVGGIPIQVLDTAGIRATEDRVEQLGVERSTQAAAQADLVLFVVDAQQGWTDGEQAIYDRLCSGHRPRGKKILIVINKIDLVDPNVQPQALLESLAELSLRSLPIVCLSALQHQGILELEQGILHLMTQGDLQATNLDLAINQRQASILAQVSQFLEHTIEAIAADLPLDFWTIDLRAAARALGELTGEDVNESVLDQIFSRFCIGK, encoded by the coding sequence GTGAATCGATCCTCAACCATTGCAGCGATCGCAACGGCTATTGTTCCCCAGCAGGGCAGTATTGGTATTGTCCGTCTGTCGGGGCCCGAGTCCGTGGCGATCGCTCAGTCACTTTTCCACGCCCCTGGACACCAAGCCTGGCAGAGTCATCGTATTCTCTATGGCCACATCAGGGATCCCCAGGGCGAACAGATCATTGATGAAGCTCTTCTCCTCTTGATGCTGGCTCCCCGCTCCTATACCCGCGAAGATGTGGTGGAGTTTCACTGCCACGGGGGGATGATGCCGGTGCAGCAGGTTCTCCAACTGTGCCTGAGCCAAGGGGCCCAACTCGCCCAACCCGGAGAATTTACCCTACGGGCTTTTTTGAATGGCCGCCTAGATCTGACCCAAGCGGAAAGCGTGGCGGATCTGGTGGGAGCGAAATCCCCCCAAGCGGCCCAGTATGCCCTGGCCGGTCTACAAGGAAAACTCACCCAACCCCTAGGGCAAATTCGCGCCGCCTGTTTAGAATTGCTGACGGAAATTGAAGCCCGTCTGGATTTTGCCGATGACCTACCCCCTTTGAATGGGGAGCAGGTACGCCAGGACATCCTTGGACTCCATCACCAGGTTCAGCACATTTTAGCAACGGCCGATCGCGGCGAGTTAATTCGCACGGGCCTCAAGGTGGCGATCGTTGGTCAGCCCAATGTGGGGAAGTCCAGTTTATTAAATGCTTGGAGCCGCTGCGATCGCGCCATTGTCACGGATTTACCGGGCACCACCCGGGATGTGGTGGAATCTCAGCTAGTGGTGGGGGGGATTCCCATTCAAGTCTTGGATACGGCGGGGATTCGGGCCACGGAGGATCGGGTAGAGCAATTGGGGGTAGAGCGATCCACCCAGGCGGCGGCCCAAGCGGATTTAGTTCTATTTGTGGTGGATGCCCAACAGGGTTGGACCGATGGGGAACAGGCCATATACGATCGCCTCTGTAGTGGACACCGGCCAAGGGGTAAAAAAATTCTCATTGTGATCAATAAAATCGATCTAGTTGATCCCAATGTTCAACCCCAAGCCCTTCTAGAATCGTTGGCTGAACTATCCTTACGTAGCCTACCTATTGTTTGCCTGTCTGCCCTGCAACACCAAGGAATTCTAGAGCTTGAGCAGGGGATTTTGCACTTAATGACCCAAGGGGATTTACAGGCAACTAATTTAGATCTGGCCATTAATCAACGCCAAGCCAGTATTCTCGCTCAGGTGAGTCAATTTTTGGAGCATACTATTGAGGCGATCGCCGCCGACTTACCCCTAGATTTTTGGACAATTGATCTGCGGGCTGCGGCCCGGGCCCTTGGGGAACTTACCGGCGAAGATGTGAATGAGTCGGTTTTAGATCAAATTTTTAGTCGATTTTGCATTGGTAAATAA
- the accB gene encoding acetyl-CoA carboxylase biotin carboxyl carrier protein, producing MEFDLNQVRELLVMFNQTNVTELNLKSSQFELVLRKDQPSAPPASSLSPTVTVMPSPSPTPEPEPTPPPQSSRKTIDIPSPMVGTFYRAPAPDEPAFVDIGDTVRKGQVVCIIEAMKLMNEIEAEVNGQVVEILVENGEPIEYGQPLLRILPT from the coding sequence GTGGAGTTTGATCTGAACCAAGTACGGGAACTCCTAGTGATGTTTAATCAAACAAATGTCACGGAGTTAAATCTAAAAAGTAGTCAGTTTGAGTTGGTTCTACGGAAAGATCAGCCCTCTGCTCCCCCAGCCAGTAGTCTTTCACCAACGGTTACTGTTATGCCCTCCCCTAGCCCTACGCCAGAACCTGAACCCACCCCCCCGCCCCAAAGCAGTCGCAAAACCATTGATATTCCCTCACCCATGGTGGGAACCTTCTACCGCGCTCCGGCTCCCGATGAACCCGCCTTTGTGGATATAGGGGATACGGTTCGCAAGGGACAGGTGGTCTGCATCATCGAAGCCATGAAACTCATGAATGAAATAGAGGCAGAAGTCAACGGTCAGGTGGTGGAAATCCTGGTGGAAAACGGTGAACCCATTGAATATGGCCAGCCCCTTTTGCGGATTCTGCCCACCTAA
- the efp gene encoding elongation factor P, translating to MISSNDFRTGVSIELDGSVWRVVEFLHVKPGKGSAFVRTKLKNVQTGNVMERTFRAGETVPQANLEKRTMQHTYKDGSDFVFMDMASYEEAQLTPDQIGDRAKYLKEGMEVNIIRWGEQILEVELPNSVSLEVIQTDPGVKGDTATGGTKPAIVETGAQVMVPLFISIGEKIRIDTRSDSYLGRE from the coding sequence ATGATTTCCAGTAACGATTTTCGCACCGGGGTCAGCATTGAATTAGATGGCTCGGTCTGGCGCGTTGTTGAGTTTCTCCACGTCAAACCAGGGAAAGGATCAGCCTTTGTCCGCACAAAACTGAAAAATGTCCAGACTGGCAATGTCATGGAGCGAACCTTCCGGGCGGGGGAAACCGTGCCCCAAGCCAATTTGGAAAAACGCACCATGCAGCATACCTATAAAGATGGCAGTGATTTCGTCTTTATGGATATGGCAAGCTACGAAGAAGCCCAACTCACCCCCGATCAGATTGGCGATCGCGCCAAGTACCTCAAAGAAGGGATGGAGGTGAATATTATCCGTTGGGGTGAGCAGATACTAGAAGTGGAATTACCCAACTCCGTCAGCCTAGAAGTGATCCAAACCGATCCCGGGGTGAAGGGGGATACCGCCACCGGGGGAACCAAACCGGCGATCGTGGAAACCGGGGCCCAAGTCATGGTGCCACTATTTATTTCCATTGGCGAAAAAATTCGTATTGATACCCGATCTGATTCATACCTGGGACGGGAATAG
- a CDS encoding TldD/PmbA family protein encodes MVTLVSPTQTIAALAQMTAQRLGIKKYDLGGAKIDEVSVQVQQGEPKQVKASQRSGITVRVWNERGQMGVTSTTDLDERGLELALGMARDASQFGVEENIPDFSPEATAPLHPLEPVPTTLAPANLLLETLIRAETALLESHPAIASVPYNGLSQRQVEHFYLNSEGANRHQADTSTTIYLYSKTDQAGRKPRSAGAFRLSHGLDTLDIEGCIQETARKTASHLDYQPIISKPYPVVFSPEAILSLISAFSNLFNAQSILDRQSLSNLDSLHQAIASPLLNLYDDALHPQNLGAPQFDGEGTPTRRVPLIEKGVLTGLLHSAGTAKRMATSPTGHANLGAKVTVGAHFYDLLPGTEADPAYDRHRGDGIVWIDDLHALHAGVKALQGSFSLPFDGWLLRNGEKISIESATVAGDIRTLLQTIEYLEPTAEFSRYGMAPHVWVAPLAITGDRDA; translated from the coding sequence ATGGTTACTCTTGTCTCACCAACTCAGACGATCGCCGCCTTAGCCCAGATGACGGCCCAACGGCTCGGCATTAAAAAATATGATCTTGGTGGGGCCAAAATTGATGAAGTATCGGTGCAGGTGCAGCAGGGGGAACCCAAACAAGTAAAAGCCTCCCAGCGATCGGGTATCACGGTACGGGTCTGGAATGAACGGGGCCAGATGGGCGTGACCAGTACCACGGATCTGGATGAGCGGGGCCTAGAATTGGCCCTGGGCATGGCCCGGGATGCCAGTCAATTTGGTGTGGAGGAGAATATCCCCGATTTTAGTCCCGAGGCTACGGCTCCCCTTCATCCCTTGGAACCGGTGCCAACAACCCTGGCCCCCGCTAATTTGCTCCTGGAAACCCTGATTCGAGCGGAAACGGCCTTACTAGAGTCCCATCCAGCGATCGCCAGTGTTCCCTATAACGGGTTAAGTCAACGCCAGGTAGAGCATTTTTATCTCAATAGTGAAGGTGCCAATCGTCACCAAGCCGACACTTCTACCACGATTTATCTCTATAGCAAAACCGATCAAGCGGGTCGTAAACCCCGCAGTGCTGGAGCCTTTCGCCTGAGCCATGGCCTTGACACCCTCGATATTGAGGGCTGCATCCAAGAAACCGCCCGCAAAACCGCCAGCCACCTCGACTATCAACCCATTATTTCCAAACCCTATCCGGTGGTGTTTTCCCCAGAAGCGATTTTGAGTTTGATCTCGGCCTTCTCTAATTTATTTAATGCCCAAAGTATTCTAGACCGCCAAAGTTTGTCTAATCTCGATTCTCTTCACCAGGCGATCGCCAGTCCCCTTCTCAATCTCTATGACGATGCCCTCCACCCCCAAAATTTAGGCGCGCCCCAGTTTGATGGCGAAGGAACCCCCACCCGCCGCGTTCCTCTCATTGAAAAGGGGGTCTTAACCGGACTCCTCCACAGTGCCGGAACCGCCAAACGGATGGCCACATCCCCCACGGGCCATGCCAATCTGGGGGCGAAAGTAACCGTGGGTGCCCATTTCTATGATCTTTTACCGGGAACAGAAGCGGATCCGGCCTACGATCGCCACCGAGGGGATGGCATTGTTTGGATTGATGACCTCCATGCCCTCCATGCGGGGGTCAAAGCTCTGCAAGGGTCTTTCTCCCTACCCTTCGATGGTTGGTTACTCCGAAACGGTGAAAAAATTAGTATTGAATCCGCCACCGTTGCCGGGGATATTCGCACCCTATTGCAAACCATTGAATACTTAGAACCCACCGCAGAATTTAGTCGCTATGGCATGGCCCCCCATGTCTGGGTCGCTCCCCTAGCCATTACCGGCGATCGGGACGCATAA
- the tgt gene encoding tRNA guanosine(34) transglycosylase Tgt: MFEFTCQARCGQARAGTFHTPHGIVETPRFMPVGTLANVKTVTPAQLADTGAQMILANTYHLHLQPGEEIVAAAGGLHAFMGWAGPILTDSGGFQVFSLSQMREISDEGVCFRSPRDGQKINLTPERAIAIQGQLGADVIMAFDECPPYPASREQVSRATKRTLQWLDRCIQAQTRPDQALFGIVQGGVYPDLRQACAEAMVPLDLPGYAIGGVSVGEPPELIPEIVRITAPILPETKPRYLMGVGTFPEMLEAIAAGIDLFDCVIPTRLGRHGCAMVQGERWNLKNARFKTDPAPLDATCSCYTCRTFSRAYLSHLVRSQELLAYTLLSIHNITELVGFSQRARAAILNQTFAEFKADCLAHWPPRKSDLSITAESITV; this comes from the coding sequence TTGTTTGAGTTTACCTGTCAAGCCCGTTGTGGCCAGGCTCGGGCGGGGACATTCCATACCCCCCATGGCATTGTGGAAACCCCTCGGTTTATGCCCGTAGGCACCCTGGCCAATGTGAAAACGGTGACACCGGCCCAATTGGCGGACACTGGGGCGCAAATGATCCTAGCCAATACCTACCATCTCCATCTCCAACCCGGAGAAGAGATTGTGGCGGCGGCGGGGGGGTTGCACGCCTTTATGGGCTGGGCCGGGCCGATTCTCACGGATTCGGGAGGGTTTCAGGTTTTTAGCTTGAGCCAGATGCGGGAAATCTCCGATGAGGGGGTGTGCTTCCGTTCCCCTCGGGATGGCCAAAAAATTAATCTCACCCCGGAGCGGGCGATCGCCATCCAGGGCCAGCTGGGGGCTGATGTGATCATGGCCTTTGATGAATGCCCCCCCTATCCAGCTTCACGGGAACAGGTGAGCCGGGCAACAAAACGAACCTTACAATGGTTGGATCGCTGTATCCAGGCCCAAACCCGACCGGATCAGGCCCTCTTTGGCATTGTCCAGGGGGGCGTTTATCCTGATTTACGTCAAGCCTGTGCTGAAGCAATGGTTCCCTTGGATTTACCGGGGTATGCCATTGGTGGTGTCAGTGTGGGGGAGCCGCCGGAATTGATCCCGGAGATTGTCCGCATTACCGCCCCAATTTTGCCGGAAACTAAACCTCGTTATCTCATGGGCGTGGGGACATTTCCAGAAATGCTAGAGGCGATCGCCGCCGGAATTGATCTCTTTGACTGTGTGATTCCCACCCGCCTGGGCCGTCATGGATGTGCCATGGTGCAGGGGGAGCGATGGAACCTAAAAAATGCCCGCTTCAAAACCGATCCGGCTCCCCTGGATGCCACCTGTTCCTGTTATACCTGTCGCACCTTTAGCCGCGCCTACTTAAGTCATTTGGTGCGTTCCCAGGAACTCTTAGCCTATACGCTTCTATCCATACACAATATTACGGAATTGGTAGGTTTTAGCCAACGGGCCCGCGCCGCCATTCTGAATCAAACCTTTGCGGAGTTCAAGGCAGACTGTTTAGCCCACTGGCCACCACGGAAAAGTGATCTATCGATCACAGCCGAATCAATTACAGTCTAA